Below is a genomic region from Gaiella occulta.
GGGCGGCCGGTGAGGGGCGCCGTCAGGCTGGTTCGAGGGCGGTGATGCGGGGCGGCGGCTCGATCTGGAGCGCGGCCAGGATCGCCTGCTGAGGCGCGCTCGGTGCCGTGGTCTGTTGGATGGCGCCGGCGGCGCCTTCGAGTGTGACGAGGTGCAGGCGTTGCAGCTCGGTCGCGACCCGCCGCCAGCTGCGGCCGCTTTGCCGTTCGGCGATCCGGATCAGGAGCAGCGCGAGCCAGCAGACGATCGCGTGGGCGCGGATGCGGTGCTCGAGCCGG
It encodes:
- a CDS encoding IS1634 family transposase translates to DGKYLLSSSDPDLSAEEIALGYKNLREAERSFRDLKTTLELRPVFHRLEHRIRAHAIVCWLALLLIRIAERQSGRSWRRVATELQRLHLVTLEGAAGAIQQTTAPSAPQQAILAALQIEPPPRITALEPA